The following proteins are encoded in a genomic region of Montipora foliosa isolate CH-2021 chromosome 8, ASM3666993v2, whole genome shotgun sequence:
- the LOC138013125 gene encoding basic helix-loop-helix transcription factor scleraxis-like, translated as MEDEVEVESLSRTQLKRKTKRRGRRLTGLSKQRRIANTRERNRVHVINDCIDRLRDLIPLFPNERKPSKTDTIRLAALYISHLTDMLAVGNTDHPELMPGQSLDEEMSVTSLVEFDPFNLESGDLTVFLWKEDDLGSVTTSDLANIF; from the exons ATGGAAGACGAAGTTGAAGTAGAATCCCTATCAAGAACccaattgaaaaggaaaaccaaaagacGAGGGAGACGATTGACTGGTCTGAGCAAGCAAAGAAGGATAGCAAATACTCGGGAACGAAATCGGGTTCACGTCATCAACGATTGCATAGATCGCCTGCGAGACCTCATTCCATTGTTTCCCAACGAACGAAAACCTTCAAAGACCGATACCATAAGACTAGCAGCGCTCTACATTTCTCATTTGACAGATATGTTGGCCGTGGGAAATACTGACCACCCAGAACTTATGCCCGGGCAAAGCCTGGATGAGGAGATGTCAGTAACTTCTCTAGTGGAGTTTGATCCATTCAACTTGGAAAGTGGAG ACCTGACAGTTTTCCTTTGGAAAGAAGATGATTTGGGTTCCGTTACTACTAGCGACCTCGCAAACATATTCTAA